The nucleotide sequence CAAGGGCTGGGGCCACGAAGTGCGCGACGATGGGGATCGCGACCGCAACCACGGCGACCAGTGCAAAGGCGATGAAGTCCACCAATGCCTGTGCGACCCCGTTGTCTGACATGAGCAGCGCATCACGGTAGTCGTACTGCCGCCTGCCCTTGGTTAGGTCGGCCTTTGTCATGGTTGGATGCACTTCATGGCCAAATCCTTCCCCTGCTCCGTGGTGCCCACGGGGTTTAACTAGAACAAGCTCTAAGCTAAAAATCTAGCTCATTGAGAGTCTTCGTTGATTAACCATTAAGTCACACAAGCCAAAGATGCATTATTTTCGTAAATTTTCCCAATCCTGTCGCGGCGACTGACGGTCAGGCCTTGACCGGTAGTCCTCGATGGATTTTCCTAGACTATCAGCCAAAAGTAAATAAGCATGTCTTTCTACGTGCTCAAGATGGGGGACAGAGCACCCGCCGTTCTCCACACGCGGCGCTTGACGGACCGAATCAACTCTGAATCTATGCGTCGAGGACGACCGCCCCTTGTACTCCCCGGCGACGGGTTGAAGTGATGAGCAGCGCGGACCCGAGGTGTCAGGCCAACCCGAACGGGACCGCCTGACACCGAGTCCTACCGGATTCCGAACAGCGCTGCGGAGGACGTCATGTCCGCCCTGACCTTCACGGGCGACGGCCTCCTCGGCCGCTTCGCCAACCAACTCACGGTGCTCGGCGCCAACGCGCCGATCGCCCTGTCCCGCGCCCTCAACCACACCGGCGCCAAGGCCCGCACCCAGGTCATCCGAAACCTAACCAAGCAGACCGGGCTCAAGCGTTCGGTGATCGTGAAGGCGGTGAAGGTGAACCGGGCGACGGCCGCGGCCGAGCAGTTCGGCTATGCCGGGCGCCTGACCTACACGCTGAGCACCAAGGGCGGCGACATCAGCCTGAAGTTCTTCGACTCGAAGGAGGTCAAGGGCGGCGTCTCGGCCAAGCCCCGCGGGCGGCGCCAGATGTTCGCCGGCACCTTCACCCATGGCGGTCGCTTCCCGAACCGCGTCGGCCCCGTGATGGGCGGGCACGTGTTCAAGAACATCGACCCGAACCACGCGTGGCGGGGCAAGACCGAGCTGCAGAACTCCGGCGTCTACATCCCGGATGAAATGCTCCAGGGCGCCACCGAGGCGGCGTTCATGCACGTCATGGGCGAGGAGCTCGAAGCCCGCGTCGCCCACGAGATCGGGCACCTGATGGGCATGCCCGGGCTCTGACGGGCGCCCGAAAGAGAATCGCCTTCCGAGCAAGAAATCTGCGCCGCGCCTGTTGACATCCCGGACTGCATGTGAGTGACGCGGGTCCTCCAGGGGCGGGGCACCCCCTTGCGGGCAGAGATGCTCCCGATTTTTCACCCCCTACAGGGTCCCTAAGGGGCCTTCCGCCGCCAGGAGTCCTCATGGAAGCGGCGATTTCGGCGCAGGCGCTGTCCGATCTGACCGGGCTCTCGACCCGGCGCCTGCGCGAGCTGGCGGAGAAGGGCGTGCTGCCTCGGACACCGCGGGGCCTGTTCCCGCACCCGCAGGCGATCCGGGCGTACTGCTCCGGCCTTCGCGAGCAGGCGGCCGGCCGGAGCAGCGACGAGAGCGGCGGTCAGGAACTGGTGCGGGAGCGCGCCCTGCTCGCCCGGGAGCAGCGCGAGGCCCAGGCACTGAAGAACGCGGTGCTGCGCGGCGAGACCATCGACGCCAGCGAGGCTGAGCGGCGCTGGACGGACGAGATGGTGCGGCTGCGGTCGCGCCTCCTCGGCGTTCCGAGCGACGTGGCGCAGCTCGCGCCGCACATGACGAAGCACGACATCGCGACCGTCGACCGGGCGCTGCGCGATGCGATGGACGAGGCCAGCCGTGCCGAACCCGACGCGGCTTGACCTCGCGGTCGCCCGTTCCCTCGCCAAGCTCCGGCCCCCACCCCGCAAGCCGCTCTCAACCTGGATGGAGGACAACCTTCGCCTGCCCGAGGGGCTCGCGGCGAAGGCCGGCCCGATCCGCCTCTGGCCGTTCCAGCGCGCGATCGCCGACGCGATCACCGATCCGGAGATCGAGCGCGTCACGGTCAGGAAGTGCGTGCGCGTCGGCTACACCACCCTGCTGACGGGAACGCTGGCGAGCTTCGTCGCGAACGAGCCGGCGCCGCTCCTGCTGCTGCTGCCCACCGACGACGACTGCCGGGACTACGTCGTGTCCGACATGGAGCCGGTCTTCGACGCCTCCCCGGTGGTCGCCCGCGCGCTTTCCAGCGACGTCGACGAGAGTGGCCGCAACACGATCCGGCACCGCCGCTTCCCAGGCGGGTCGCTCAAGGTGGTGGCCGCCCGCTCGCCGCGGAACCTGCGGCGTCACACCGTCCGGGTCCTCCTCATTGACGAGGAGGACGGCATGGAGGTCACGGACGAGGGCGACGCGATCGATCTGGCGATCAAGCGCACGCTCTCGTTCCCGA is from Methylobacterium radiodurans and encodes:
- a CDS encoding phage terminase large subunit family protein, which produces MPNPTRLDLAVARSLAKLRPPPRKPLSTWMEDNLRLPEGLAAKAGPIRLWPFQRAIADAITDPEIERVTVRKCVRVGYTTLLTGTLASFVANEPAPLLLLLPTDDDCRDYVVSDMEPVFDASPVVARALSSDVDESGRNTIRHRRFPGGSLKVVAARSPRNLRRHTVRVLLIDEEDGMEVTDEGDAIDLAIKRTLSFPNRKIIRGSTPTDADTSTICREYEASDQRVYEIRCVECGEFAEPRWEQIEWEKERDGRGVVVAHRTKTAAWACPHCGVLIPERFKAEMVANGRHQRARRQPRGLEVSVHDPDRHRDPHHADLARRGRAAGLPAAGQRHRGAAGPRRHPGLHRGPRRPPG